In Oncorhynchus clarkii lewisi isolate Uvic-CL-2024 chromosome 16, UVic_Ocla_1.0, whole genome shotgun sequence, one genomic interval encodes:
- the LOC139368247 gene encoding zinc finger protein 281b isoform X2 — MSIIQDKLGNEFLRGNGGMDPNFAPGMLMFSHLPPVTSFTRLASQSVMGGDLPQEMILKKERDSPPDAHGFLHGMGIKQERMSELDYRMPLYSGAGGGGGGLGGSCGGGGVGKGNEMLEMQFGGGHHHNHQNMLLHDLSLGNVRMGEPMSGRPEKGPKETSGRRRKSNSDGEGKARRKRGEPKAMMLDGEGTGLSPNSKPHICEHCNAAFRSSYHLRRHVLIHTGERPFRCSQCNMSFIQKYLLQRHEKIHSGEKPFSCDQCNMCFIQKYHMERHKRTHSGEKPYRCDTCQQFFSRTDRLLKHKRTCGEAIKKGPDPSMLELAHGDMGQGNYSLTQGNATVTSACKRGKSKNAGEGGDRKRKKAAATTASSVGLQDYGMECSDPSLQGRTPKLLFKKTKKGLVPMEEGGQKLLSQKQGSMELAGGSGLDAMVLLQGSSSGGAKQGPSATSNNYDDAMQFVKKRRYLQHVASNDYAAPSLHMGQTHASSVIQGSLGHHNEPTLTMLDTSPLDLKHHDKSVIPDEVLQSLLDHYSHKSDGTHHHDVTFDLSDHSVPHHVTLQPAAPVTPELDDDSPSGGDKQVVMSEYSKFLLQALERTSHSGPFSTLGPSGPFPLLSSPTGPLFSDKHVYTTSPLECGYPPADSSPLPIPSISSSSSSLSSSKSHYSMVVGSPSQPAFHLSGLEAAGHQQLIPSQELTEQLEKQHHSPAFQLTPQELTAAGGAPKEQGAKGNGRNGSYSDLDTPKEMDLRATYQIENFAQAFGSQFKSGRRTPLGYGTGAEVDHRIRTPVSEFSGYTSLLADVSEPVSTGSKTPTSQSFR; from the exons ATGAGTATTATCCAAGACAAGCTAGGCAACGAGTTTCTGCGAGGCAATGGGGGCATGGACCCAAACTTTGCCCCCGGCATGCTCATGTTCAGCCACCTGCCGCCCGTCACCAGCTTCACCCGCCTGGCCTCGCAGTCGGTCATGGGGGGCGACCTGCCACAAGAGATGATCCTGAAGAAGGAGCGCGACTCGCCACCCGACGCCCACGGCTTCCTCCATGGCATGGGCATCAAGCAAGAGCGGATGAGCGAGCTGGACTACCGCATGCCCCTTTATAGCGGAGCTGgcgggggaggaggagggctgggTGGCAGCTGTGGCGGAGGGGGCGTGGGGAAGGGCAACGAGATGCTGGAGATGCAGTTTGGTGGAGgccaccaccacaaccatcagAACATGCTTCTGCACGACCTCAGCCTCGGCAATGTCCGAATGGGAGAGCCG ATGTCTGGAAGACCAGAGAAAGGGCCGAAAGAGACGTCGGGAAGAAGACGGAAGAGCAACAGTGATGGGGAGGGGAAAGCCAGAAGAAAACGTGGAGAACCCAAG GCCATGATGTTGGACGGCGAGGGGACCGGCCTCTCTCCCAACTCCAAACCGCACATCTGCGAGCACTGCAACGCTGCCTTCCGCAGCTCCTACCACCTCCGCAGACACGTGCTCATCCACACAG GTGAGAGGCCTTTCCGGTGCAGTCAGTGTAACATGAGCTTTATCCAGAAGTACCTGCTGCAGCGGCACGAAAAGATCCACAGTG GAGAGAAGCCCTTCAGCTGTGACCAGTGTAACATGTGCTTCATCCAGAAGTACCACATGGAGCGACACAAGAGGACCCACAGCGGAGAGAAGCCATACAGATGTGACACCTGCCAAcag TTTTTCTCGAGGACAGACCGGTTACTGAAGCACAAGCGGACCTGTGGAGAAGCCATAAAGAAGGGCCCGGACCCCAGCATGTTGGAGCTTGCCCACGGGGACATGGGCCAGGGCAACTACTCACTCACTCAGGGAAACGCTACCGTCACCTCTGCATGCAAGAGGGGCAAGTCCAAAAACGCAGGCGAGGGCGGTGATCGTAAGCGTAAGAAGGCTGCTGCCACCACCGCGTCGTCCGTGGGCCTGCAGGACTACGGAATGGAGTGTTCTGACCCCAGCCTGCAGGGCCGCACACCCAAGCTGTTGTTCAAGAAGACTAAGAAGGGCCTCGTCCCCATGGAGGAAGGGGGGCAAAAGCTGCTGTCTCAGAAGCAGGGCTCCATGGAGCTGGCGGGGGGCTCAGGGCTAGATGCCATGGTCCTCCTCCAGGGCTCCTCCAGCGGAGGGGCAAAACAAGGCCCATCAGCCACAAGCAACAACTACGATGACGCCATGCAGTTTGTGAAGAAGCGGCGCTACCTCCAACACGTGGCCAGCAACGACTATGCGGCGCCCTCCCTCCACATGGGCCAGACCCATGCCAGCAGCGTGATCCAAGGCTCGCTGGGACACCACAACGAGCCCACCCTCACCATGCTGGACACTTCGCCCCTGGACCTCAAGCACCACGACAAGTCGGTCATCCCGGACGAAGTGCTCCAGAGCCTGCTGGACCACTACAGCCACAAGTCGGATGGCACGCACCACCACGACGTGACCTTTGACCTCTCGGACCACAGCGTCCCGCACCACGTGACCCTGCAGCCAGCGGCCCCTGTCACCCCAGAGCTGGATGACGACTCGCCCAGCGGCGGCGACAAGCAGGTGGTCATGAGTGAGTACTCCAAGTTCCTTCTGCAGGCCCTGGAGCGCACCAGCCACAGTGGGCCCTTCTCCACACTGGGACCCAGCGGGCCCTTCCCTTTGCTCTCCAGCCCTACGGGGCCCCTCTTCTCCGATAAGCATGTCTACACTACATCTCCGCTGGAGTGCGGCTACCCGCCCGCCGACTCCTCGCCCCTGCccatcccctccatctcttcttcttcctcctccttgtcttCCTCTAAGTCCCACTACAGCATGGTGGTGGGCTCCCCCTCCCAGCCGGCCTTCCACCTCAGTGGCCTGGAGGCGGCTGGCCACCAGCAGCTCATCCCCTCTCAGGAGCTCACAGAGCAGCTGGAGAAGCAGCACCACTCCCCTGCGTTCCAGCTCACGCCCCAAGAGCTGACGGCCGCCGGTGGAGCCCCCAAGGAGCAGGGGGCCAAGGGCAACGGGAGAAACGGCAGCTACTCCGACCTGGACACGCCCAAGGAAATGGACCTGCGGGCCACCTACCAGATCGAGAACTTCGCCCAGGCCTTTGGTTCCCAATTTAAGTCGGGCCGCCGCACCCCGCTGGGCTACGGCACTGGGGCCGAGGTCGACCACCGAATACGAACTCCCGTGTCAGAATTCTCAGGGTATACCAGTTTGTTAGCTGACGTCAGCGAGCCAGTAAGTACAGGATCGAAAACCCCAACAAGCCAAAGTTTCAGGTAA
- the LOC139368247 gene encoding zinc finger protein 281b isoform X1, with product MSIIQDKLGNEFLRGNGGMDPNFAPGMLMFSHLPPVTSFTRLASQSVMGGDLPQEMILKKERDSPPDAHGFLHGMGIKQERMSELDYRMPLYSGAGGGGGGLGGSCGGGGVGKGNEMLEMQFGGGHHHNHQNMLLHDLSLGNVRMGEPMSGRPEKGPKETSGRRRKSNSDGEGKARRKRGEPKAMMLDGEGTGLSPNSKPHICEHCNAAFRSSYHLRRHVLIHTDRTGERPFRCSQCNMSFIQKYLLQRHEKIHSGEKPFSCDQCNMCFIQKYHMERHKRTHSGEKPYRCDTCQQFFSRTDRLLKHKRTCGEAIKKGPDPSMLELAHGDMGQGNYSLTQGNATVTSACKRGKSKNAGEGGDRKRKKAAATTASSVGLQDYGMECSDPSLQGRTPKLLFKKTKKGLVPMEEGGQKLLSQKQGSMELAGGSGLDAMVLLQGSSSGGAKQGPSATSNNYDDAMQFVKKRRYLQHVASNDYAAPSLHMGQTHASSVIQGSLGHHNEPTLTMLDTSPLDLKHHDKSVIPDEVLQSLLDHYSHKSDGTHHHDVTFDLSDHSVPHHVTLQPAAPVTPELDDDSPSGGDKQVVMSEYSKFLLQALERTSHSGPFSTLGPSGPFPLLSSPTGPLFSDKHVYTTSPLECGYPPADSSPLPIPSISSSSSSLSSSKSHYSMVVGSPSQPAFHLSGLEAAGHQQLIPSQELTEQLEKQHHSPAFQLTPQELTAAGGAPKEQGAKGNGRNGSYSDLDTPKEMDLRATYQIENFAQAFGSQFKSGRRTPLGYGTGAEVDHRIRTPVSEFSGYTSLLADVSEPVSTGSKTPTSQSFR from the exons ATGAGTATTATCCAAGACAAGCTAGGCAACGAGTTTCTGCGAGGCAATGGGGGCATGGACCCAAACTTTGCCCCCGGCATGCTCATGTTCAGCCACCTGCCGCCCGTCACCAGCTTCACCCGCCTGGCCTCGCAGTCGGTCATGGGGGGCGACCTGCCACAAGAGATGATCCTGAAGAAGGAGCGCGACTCGCCACCCGACGCCCACGGCTTCCTCCATGGCATGGGCATCAAGCAAGAGCGGATGAGCGAGCTGGACTACCGCATGCCCCTTTATAGCGGAGCTGgcgggggaggaggagggctgggTGGCAGCTGTGGCGGAGGGGGCGTGGGGAAGGGCAACGAGATGCTGGAGATGCAGTTTGGTGGAGgccaccaccacaaccatcagAACATGCTTCTGCACGACCTCAGCCTCGGCAATGTCCGAATGGGAGAGCCG ATGTCTGGAAGACCAGAGAAAGGGCCGAAAGAGACGTCGGGAAGAAGACGGAAGAGCAACAGTGATGGGGAGGGGAAAGCCAGAAGAAAACGTGGAGAACCCAAG GCCATGATGTTGGACGGCGAGGGGACCGGCCTCTCTCCCAACTCCAAACCGCACATCTGCGAGCACTGCAACGCTGCCTTCCGCAGCTCCTACCACCTCCGCAGACACGTGCTCATCCACACA GATCGCACAGGTGAGAGGCCTTTCCGGTGCAGTCAGTGTAACATGAGCTTTATCCAGAAGTACCTGCTGCAGCGGCACGAAAAGATCCACAGTG GAGAGAAGCCCTTCAGCTGTGACCAGTGTAACATGTGCTTCATCCAGAAGTACCACATGGAGCGACACAAGAGGACCCACAGCGGAGAGAAGCCATACAGATGTGACACCTGCCAAcag TTTTTCTCGAGGACAGACCGGTTACTGAAGCACAAGCGGACCTGTGGAGAAGCCATAAAGAAGGGCCCGGACCCCAGCATGTTGGAGCTTGCCCACGGGGACATGGGCCAGGGCAACTACTCACTCACTCAGGGAAACGCTACCGTCACCTCTGCATGCAAGAGGGGCAAGTCCAAAAACGCAGGCGAGGGCGGTGATCGTAAGCGTAAGAAGGCTGCTGCCACCACCGCGTCGTCCGTGGGCCTGCAGGACTACGGAATGGAGTGTTCTGACCCCAGCCTGCAGGGCCGCACACCCAAGCTGTTGTTCAAGAAGACTAAGAAGGGCCTCGTCCCCATGGAGGAAGGGGGGCAAAAGCTGCTGTCTCAGAAGCAGGGCTCCATGGAGCTGGCGGGGGGCTCAGGGCTAGATGCCATGGTCCTCCTCCAGGGCTCCTCCAGCGGAGGGGCAAAACAAGGCCCATCAGCCACAAGCAACAACTACGATGACGCCATGCAGTTTGTGAAGAAGCGGCGCTACCTCCAACACGTGGCCAGCAACGACTATGCGGCGCCCTCCCTCCACATGGGCCAGACCCATGCCAGCAGCGTGATCCAAGGCTCGCTGGGACACCACAACGAGCCCACCCTCACCATGCTGGACACTTCGCCCCTGGACCTCAAGCACCACGACAAGTCGGTCATCCCGGACGAAGTGCTCCAGAGCCTGCTGGACCACTACAGCCACAAGTCGGATGGCACGCACCACCACGACGTGACCTTTGACCTCTCGGACCACAGCGTCCCGCACCACGTGACCCTGCAGCCAGCGGCCCCTGTCACCCCAGAGCTGGATGACGACTCGCCCAGCGGCGGCGACAAGCAGGTGGTCATGAGTGAGTACTCCAAGTTCCTTCTGCAGGCCCTGGAGCGCACCAGCCACAGTGGGCCCTTCTCCACACTGGGACCCAGCGGGCCCTTCCCTTTGCTCTCCAGCCCTACGGGGCCCCTCTTCTCCGATAAGCATGTCTACACTACATCTCCGCTGGAGTGCGGCTACCCGCCCGCCGACTCCTCGCCCCTGCccatcccctccatctcttcttcttcctcctccttgtcttCCTCTAAGTCCCACTACAGCATGGTGGTGGGCTCCCCCTCCCAGCCGGCCTTCCACCTCAGTGGCCTGGAGGCGGCTGGCCACCAGCAGCTCATCCCCTCTCAGGAGCTCACAGAGCAGCTGGAGAAGCAGCACCACTCCCCTGCGTTCCAGCTCACGCCCCAAGAGCTGACGGCCGCCGGTGGAGCCCCCAAGGAGCAGGGGGCCAAGGGCAACGGGAGAAACGGCAGCTACTCCGACCTGGACACGCCCAAGGAAATGGACCTGCGGGCCACCTACCAGATCGAGAACTTCGCCCAGGCCTTTGGTTCCCAATTTAAGTCGGGCCGCCGCACCCCGCTGGGCTACGGCACTGGGGCCGAGGTCGACCACCGAATACGAACTCCCGTGTCAGAATTCTCAGGGTATACCAGTTTGTTAGCTGACGTCAGCGAGCCAGTAAGTACAGGATCGAAAACCCCAACAAGCCAAAGTTTCAGGTAA